One part of the Solanum dulcamara chromosome 8, daSolDulc1.2, whole genome shotgun sequence genome encodes these proteins:
- the LOC129900420 gene encoding histone H1-like, protein MATEGPVVAIEPVNEPVAVAEPAKEENPPAESDEPKKEKEIKAKKSAAPKKRNPPTHPSYFDMIKEAIVTLKDKTGSSQYAITKFVEDKQKNLPSNFRKMLLVQLRKLVASGKLVKVKSSYKLPVPKAAVTAPAKKKPAAKPKATQAKKATKAKPKPKPKVAAPKAKTATKSKAKPKPVVAAKAKPAAKAKAVVAKPKATEKSKAPVKAKAVAKPKAAKEKPAKVARTSTRSTPSRKAAPKPVAKKAPVKKVPVKSVKSKTVKSPAKKASARKARK, encoded by the exons ATGGCGACTGAAGGACCAGTTGTAGCAATCGAGCCTGTGAATGAACCGGTGGCGGTAGCTGAACCGGCAAAGGAAGAAAATCCACCGGCGGAGTCTGATGAACCAAAGAAAGAGAAGGAGATCAAGGCGAAAAAATCAGCTGCTCCGAAGAAGAGAAATCCTCCCACTCATCCTTCCTACTTTGAT ATGATTAAGGAAGCGATTGTAACGTTGAAGGATAAAACTGGATCGAGTCAGTATGCGATCACAAAGTTTGTTGAAGATAAGCAGAAAAATCTTCCATCAAATTTCAGGAAAATGTTGCTTGTTCAATTGAGGAAGCTTGTGGCTTCCGGTAAACTTGTTAAGGTTAAGAGTTCCTACAAGCTTCCAGTTCCAAAGGCAGCTGTTACTGCGCCTGCTAAGAAGAAGCCAGCAGCTAAGCCGAAAGCAACACAGGCAAAGAAGGCAACTAAGGCAAAGCCGAAGCCAAAACCAAAGGTTGCTGCTCCAAAGGCTAAAACTGCTACCAAATCAAAAGCTAAGCCGAAGCCTGTTGTTGCTGCTAAAGCTAAACCAGCTGCAAAGGCTAAGGCAGTTGTAGCAAAGCCGAAAGCAACTGAAAAGTCTAAAGCCCCTGTGAAAGCTAAGGCTGTTGCAAAGCCAAAAGCGGCTAAAGAGAAGCCAGCTAAGGTAGCTAGGACATCCACCAGGTCGACTCCGTCGAGAAAAGCGGCACCGAAGCCAGTTGCTAAAAAGGCACCGGTGAAGAAGGTTCCGGTGAAGAGTGTAAAATCTAAGACGGTGAAGTCACCGGCGAAGAAGGCATCTGCCAGAAAGGCCAGGAAGTGA